The segment GGTCGATACGCTGGAAGAGCAGGCGCTTCTCGAACATCTGCTGGAAGAGAGCAAGCCGGCGCTGCCGCCCGAATGCATCGGCCTGGATTATCTGTTGGCCACCCCCTTCCGCTATGGAGCGATCTACCCTCACGGCTCTCGCTTCAGACGGGCGGGACGTACATTGGGCGTCTTTTATGCCTCCGAGCAGGTCGAAACGGCGCTGGCCGAAATGAGCTTTTACAGGCTGCTTTTCTTTGCCGATTCTCCGGAAACGCCGTTGCCCGCCAACGCCGCGGAATACACCGCCTTCACTGCAGCGATCGCCACCGAAGAGGCGATCGATCTTACCCATCCACCGTTGGACCGGGATCGCGAGGCTTGGACTGATCCTGTCAGCTACGAAGCTTGCCAGTCGCTCGCTGACGCGGCGCGGGCAGGGGGCATTCAGGCAATCCTCTACCGGTCCGTCAGGGATCCCCGAGGCGGGAAGAATCTAGCGCTTCTGACGGCTCATGCCTTCGCCGCGCGCGAACCCGTCGAACGCCAGACCTGGCGCATCCGGCTGTCGCCGGCCGGCGTGCAGGCACTCTGCGATTTTCCGAAAAGCCGCATCGGTTTTGCGCGCAGCGATTTTGGCGCCGATCCCCGCCTGCGAAATAGGGCTTAAGACAGCGCCAGCAGGTCTCGCCGCAGCCGGTCCGCATTGCCGCCGGGCAATCGCGCCTCCACCTCGGCATGCGTCACCTTCCAGATCGGCACGGCCGCCGCAAGCACCGCTTTGCCTGAGGGCGTCAGGCTGAGCAGCCGAGCACGGCGATCCCTGGGATTGGGCAGAATGGTCACCCAGCCCCGCCGCGTCAGCGGTTTCAAGGCCGCCGTCAGCGTCGTCTGATCTATTGCGAGAAGGGTTGCGACCGGCCCCATCGCCGCGGGCTCCGGCCTGTTCAGCGACATCATCAGGGAAAACTGGCCGTTGGTGAGCCCGAGCGGCCTCAGTGCTTCGTCGAAACGGCGCGCCAGAGCCCGGGCGGCGCGCTGCACATGCAGGCAAAGGCAGGCATCGCGTACAAGCAACGTCGTTTCGAAAGGAATATCAATCACGTTTGACATGATTTACTAATATTGATATCAATCTATTTGTCAAGTTTGGTAACATGCAGACGCCGGAGGAGGGCGCGGACAATGAACCAAATCGTTTCACGCGAGGCGTGGCTGGAAGCCCGCCGCGAGCTGCTCGCCAAGGAAAAGGAAGCGACGCATTTGCGTGACCGTGTCAACGCCGAACGCCTGGCGTTGCCTTGGGTCAAGGTCGACAAGGATTATGTTTTCGACACGCCTGCGGGCAAGAAATCGCTTGCCGATCTCTTCGATGGCCGCAGTCAGCTCATCGTCTATCACTTCATGCTCGGTCCGAAGTGGGAAGCCGGATGTCCCGGTTGTTCGTTCCTCGCCGATCATTTCGATGGCACCTTGCCGCATCTCAATCACCACGATGTCACTCTTGTCGCTGTGTCCCGCGCACCGATCGAGAAGGTGGAAGCCTATAAGAAACGCATGGGCTGGAAGTTCCCTTGGGTCTCCTCGTTTTCCAACGACTTCAATTTCGACTACCACGTCTCTTTTTCCGAAGATCAACTCTCCGGCGAGACGGTGTTTTATAATTTCACCGCCATGGATTCGTCCGAGGGCCATGACGAGCTGCCAGGCCTCAGCGCCTTCTACAAAGATGAGGTGGGCAATGTCTTCCACACCTATTCCAGTTATGCCCGCGGCCCGGAGGAGCTGATCGGGACATTGATGATCCTCGACCGCGCGCCCAAGGGCCGCAACGAAGGCCGCACCATGGATTTCGTGCGCCGCCACGATGAATATGAGGAAGCCCCGAAGGCGCAATCCTCCTGTCACTGAGCATGAAAGCCGAAGCTGCGCGACTTTTCCTGGAAGGTTGTGTGGGAACAAGATCCGACGTGCCGTGTTTAGAGCACTGGGGCGTATCAGGCTCGGCCAATCGCCAAGGAGGGACGGGAACGGCCGGAAGAGCACATATGCTTGCAGGAACTCCTCGGTGCATGGGGAGGTCCTTGCCGCCAGCTATCGTGAAGCCATCACAATCATCAACGACAATGCGTCCGCCGGCCGGGCGGGAGCTGGAATGAATTCATGATCGCCAATTATCGCCGCTAGCAATAGGGAGATCTACAATGGCTGCGAAGGGATATTTTGTCTGGTACGAACTGATGACCACCGACATGGCCGCGGGAGAGGCCTTCTACCGCAAGGTTGTCGGCTGGGACGCCAAGGATGCCGGCATGCCGGACATCGAAATGGCCTATACCCTGTTCAGCGCCGGCGCCGGCCCGATCGCCGGTATGATGGTCCTGCCGGAAGAGGCCAAGGCCATGGGCACGCCGCCCTGCTGGACCGGCTATATCAGCGTGCCCAATGTCGATGAGGCGGCCAAGACGATCGCCGCCAAGGGCGGTAAGGTCTATCGCGAGCCGGGGGACATTCCGGGCGTCGGCCGCTTCGCCGTCGTCTCCGATCCCTACGGCGCCGCCTTCTGCATCTTCACGCCGCTGCCTGGCCAGGACTGGCAGCCTTCGGAGCCCAATGCTCCCGGCTATGTCGGCTGGCACGAGCTCTATGCCGGCGACGGTCCGAAGGCCTTTGATTTCTACTGTGACATGTTCGGCTGGGAATCGAGCTCCGATTTCGACATGGGGCCGATGGGCACTTACAAGATCTTCAAGATCGGCGATCGCGACTTCGGCGGCATCATGACCAAGCCGGCGGAAATGCCGATGGCGGCCTGGAACTTCTATTTCAATGTCGCGGCAATCGATGCTGCCATCGGCCGCGTCAACGAAGCCGGCGGCAAGGTCGTCAACGGCCCGATGGAAGTCCCCGGCGGTAGCTGGATCGTCCAGTGCACCGACCCGCAAGGCGCGTTCTTCTCGCTCGTTGCCCCGGCACGGTGATTTCTACCTTCTCCCCTCGGGGAGAAGGTCGCGCGGCCCCTTCGACAGGCTCAGGACGCAGGTTGAGGGGGCGTTGCACCATAACCGCCCTTTTAGCGTGCTTGAGGTGCTCGTTGCTTCAAGCGCCCTCATTCGCCCCTGAGTTTATCGATGGGCGGGCACCTTCTCCCCAAGGGGAGAAGGGGTTTTCTTATCGCTTCAAGCTACCCAAAATCCCCCGAACCAGTGCACGGCCAACCTGCGTCGCGACCGTGCGCGCGACGCTCTTCATCGCCGCTTCCATGATGGTCTCGCGCTGATAGCCGGAACGGCCGCGGCTTGCCGGCTTATTATCGTCGCCACCGAAGCCGGGGAGCGTCCAGCGGCCGCCGGCGCTTCCGCTGTCCTGTTTGGTGGCATCCTGCTCGGCGGCCTTGCGGGCGCGGGCGGCGAGGATTTCGAAGGCGGATTCGCGATCGACCGTCTCGTCATAGAGGCCGGCGACCGGGCTGGCGTTGACGATGGCCCGCCGCTCGGTGTCGGTTACCGGGCCGATGCGGCCCGACGGCGGGCGGATCAAGGTGCGTTCGACAACCGAGGGCGCTCCCTTGCCTTCGAGCATGGAGACCAGCGCTTCGCCGGTGCCGAGCGTGGTGATGACTTCGGCGCAATTGAAGGCCGGGTTTGGCCGGAAGGTTTCGGCGGCCGTCTGAACGGCCTTCTGTTCGCGCGGTGAATAGGCGCGCAGCGCGTGCTGCACACGGTTGCCAAGCTGGGCGAGCACGGTTTCCGGCACGTCGAGCGGATTCTGCGTGACGAAATAAACGCCGACGCCCTTGGAGCGGATCAGGCGCACGACCTGTTCGACGCGCTCGATCAGCACCTTTGGCGCATCGTTGAAGAGCAGGTGAGCCTCGTCGAAGAAGAATACCAGCCTCGGCTTTTCGGGATCGCCGACCTCCGGCAGTTCCTCGAAGAGTTCCGAGAGCAGCCACAGCAGGAAGGTGGCGTAGAGGCGCGGGTTCGTCATCAGCTTGTCGGCGGCAAGCACCGAAACCTGTCCGTAACCGTCATTGCTGACGCGCATGATGTCGGAAATCTTCAGCGCCGGCTCGCCGAAGAAATTTTCCGCTCCTTGCTGCTCCAGAACCAACAAGGCCCGCTGGATCGAGCCGACGGAAGACTTCGAGATAAGGCCGAACTGGCTGGAGAGCTCGCTGGCATGGTCGCCCATATAGTTGAGCAAAGCCTGCAAATCCTTGAGGTCGAGCAGCGCCAGACCATTGTCATCGGCAATCTTGAAGGCGATGTTGAGCACGCCTTCCTGCGCCTCCGACGCATCCATCAGCCGTGCCAGCAGCAGCGGTCCCATCTCGGCGATGGTGGTGCGAACGCGATGGCCCTTTTCGCCGTAGAGATCCCAGAAGATCACCGGAAACTGATCGAATTCATAGGGCTTCAGGCCGATTTCCTCGGCGCGCTTCAAAAGGAAATCCTTCGGCTCGCCCTTGGCGGCGATGCCGGAGAGATCGCCCTTGATGTCGGCGCAGAACACCGGCACGCCAGCCTTGGAAAAACCCTCCGCCAGCACCTGCAGGGTCACCGTCTTGCCGGTGCCGGTTGCGCCGGTGACGAGACCATGGCGATTGCCGAATTTCAGCGTCAGATATTCGTCCTTGTTGACGCTGTCGTCCGGATTTCGGCTGGCGCCGACAAAAATCTGTCCATCCTGTTGCAGCATCAGGCGTCGTCTCCCTTGGGCGGCACGGCAACCCTTAAGAGGTGCCAAGGCCATTCACTGATTTGTCCTGAGGCTGTTATAAGAAGAGACTTGAATGGGGACAACCGTTCGCTTCATGGTGATGCTTCCGGTACAGTCGTGCACAACCCGGCCCGACTTGAGTCGGTCGGCACATTCAATTACGTTGACGTTCACGTCATAAGTAACAGGCAGGAGGCCAGAATGAACGAGATTATTGATCAGATCGCAACGAGAGCCGGCATTTCCCCCGATATCGCAGAGAAGGCCGTTGGCATGATGCTCGGTTTCCTGCAGCGCGAAGCCCCGGATGGCCCGGTCACCAAGATGATCGAATCCATCCCCGGCGCTTCCGATCTGGTGGCGCAATACAATGGTGAAGAAACCTCCGGCGGCGGTCTGCTCGGCGGCCTCCTCAACGCCGTCGGCGCCGGTGGCGGCCTCATGGCGCTCGGCCAGTCCCTGATGAGCAGCGGTCTCGGTATGGGGGAAATTTCTTCGCTCGCCAAGGAAACCATTGCGACCGCCCGCGAACATGCCGGCGATGAAGTGGTCGATGAGGTCGTCAACTCCGTGCCGGGATTGAGTCAGTTCCTATAATTCGCGACGAGAAGCCCCGCGGTTTAATCGCGGGGCTTTGTTGATTGACCATGTAGCAGGTTGCAAACTGTCCCATGTCCGCAAACTCCATTCCGTCCCTTTGTCCGAACGGGCCTGGTCACCAGTTCGCGCTCTATGGCGATTCCTGTTCCGGCATTCCTGGCGTGCTGCACGAGGGGACCTTTGCTGCCGTCAATGCCGTTTTGCGCCGGCTTGATCCGCCGCCGGAATTCATCCTGTTTCCGGGCGACGAAATCATTGGCCTGACCGCCGATCCAGAGGCTTTGAGGGCGCAATGGCGGCATTGGTTCGAGCATGAGATGGGCTGGCTCGATCGTCAAAAGACGCCGCTTTGGCACACGACCGGCAATCACACCACCTATGACGAGATGAGTGAGCAGGTCTTTCGCGAGGTCCTACAGCTTCCGGAAAACGGACCATCGGGCCAGGAAGGCCTGTCTTACTGGGTGCGCCACGATGATCTCCTTCTGGTCTTCGTCCATACGCTGTGGACCGGCCTCGGCGGTGAGGGTCATGTCGAGACGGAGTGGCTGGAGGCGACGCTAAAAAAGCATGGCGATGCCCGTTACAAGATCGTCCTCGGTCATCACCCCGTTTTCCCTGTCAACGGATATTCCGGGTCGTATCAGCGCGAGATCGGCCCGGATTACGCCAAGCGATTTTGGAATATTCTGGTCGAAGCGGATGTTCTCGCCTATGTCTGCAGCCATATCCTTGCCTTCGACGTTCAGGTTCACCGCGGCGTTCTGCAGCTTTGCACCGCTGGCGCCGGCACCGCGCATAGAATGCCGGAGGGTGTGGAATATCTTCATTGCATCCAGGCGGCACTCGATGCGGATAGCTTTCGCTATCAAGTACTGGATGCCGACGGCGTCGTTCGTGAGCGATTGCGATGGCCTTTCAAACCGGCCGATCCCGAGAGCTGGCAAAACCTTTCGCCCGGAACCCATCTTGCCGGCATTACCGGTCCGATGAGCAATGATCGCACTATCGAATTGCGGATAAAGGGCCTTATGCCGGAGGCGGCGCATGCGCCGGCCCAGACACTCTTTTCAGCCTTCGATACTGGCGATATGGCACCGCTCTGGCTCGGTTTGCGCGGTCCGCGGCAAACCCTGACCCTTATCCTTGGCCGCGATCCGGGTCGTAGCCCGCATTATTGGTTCGGGCTTGATTTCGTTGCGGGAGAGGCTTTCGACATTGAAATCGCTCTGCATGCCGGTATGGGCCCTGGCGGCGTGCTCTACCGCCTGCATGGGGATGACGGATGGACGTCTTTCGACGGAGCCTCCGCGACGGGTCTCGAACGTTTGATCTGGCCGGCGCGATGGAGCGTCGGCCATGGTCAGCGCGGCATTGAAGATCGAGCCTTCATGGGCGAGGGGTTGGAGGTAGCGTTTGCCGCAGGATAGGCGCCGCGCCTTCTTCCCTATGTCTCAATCGTCTCCAATCTTATGCCAGACGCGGCCGTCGCGCCCGATGAGCTCGTCCGCACAGGCCGGTCCCACGCTGCCCGGCACGTAAGGGTCGGGTTTGCCGCCGTCGGCCCAGAGATCGAGGAATGGCTGCACGGCTGCCCAGCCGGCTTCGATGCTGTCGGCGCGCTGGAATAGGGTCTGGTCGCCGACGAAAAGTTCGTAGAGCAGCGATTCATAGCCCGTCTGATGACCGATATCGAAATGGTCGGCATAGCGGAAGTCGAGCTCGATCGGCGAGGTCTTCAATGCCAACCCCGGCGATTTGATGGAGATTCCCATCTGCAGCCCTTCGTTCGGCTGCACCTGAATGATCAGCTTGTTTGGCGGCAGGTCCGGGCGGTTGGCTGCTCGGGGAAATTGCGCGAATGGCACCTGCCGGAAGGTGATGACGACTTCGGTGTCACGTGCCTTCAAGGCCTTGCCCGTGCGCAGATAGAAGGGCACGCCTGCCCAGCGCCAGGTGTCGACGAAAAGTTTGAGCGCCACGTAGGTTTCGGTATTGCTGTCTGGCGCAACATCCTGTGTCTCTGTGTAGGCCGGCAGATCTTTGCCGTCGATCGGCCCGGCGGTGTAGGCACCGCGCACGGCGTTTTTCTCCGCCTCATCTCGCGAATAGTGGCGTAGCGCCTTCAGCACCTTACCCTTTTCGTTACGGACGGATTCGGCGTCGAAGCTGTTCGGCGGCTCCATGGCGACCATCGCAAGAAGCTGGAACAGATGGTTCGGCACCATATCGCGCAAAGCGCCCGTCGCGTCGTAGAACTTGCCGCGCGTACCAACGTCCACCAATTCCGCCGCAGTGATCTGCACATGGTCGACGTAGTTATTGTTCCACAGGGCTTCGATCATCATGTTGGCAAAACGCGTCGTCATGATGTTCTGTACCGTTTCCTTGCCGAGGAAATGGTCGATGCGATAGACTTGGCTCTCCTGCGCGTTGCGCAGAAGCGTTGCGTTCAACATCTGCGCGGAAGCGAGGTCATGACCGAACGGCTTCTCGATGGCGATGCGCCGGAAGACGCCGGCGGTTTCGTCAAGAAGCCCATGCTCGGCGAGGCGGCTGGTGATATCACCGAAAAAGCGCGGCTGTACGGCAAAGTAGAAAGCGGCATTGGCGCTCGACGCATCCCGCAGCCGCGTGGTGATTTCCTCATAGATTGCGCCCTGCGTGAAGTCTCCGGAAACATAGGAGATGCGCGTCTTCAACCTTTGCCAGGCGTCGCTCTGCTGCGCTTGCTCCATTCCGTTCGCGGCGAGGAAGGTGTCAAGGCGCTCGACCAGGAACTCGTCGCCGCCGGGCTCGATGCTGACGCCGAGCACATGCAGATCGTCGCCCAACATGCCGGCCTTCGTCATGTTGATCAGCGTCGGCATCAGCAGCCGACGCGTCAGGTCGCCGGTTGCACCGAAGATGACGAGCGTCAGCGGCGGAGCGGGGGGAACGGTGAAGCCGGTCATGAATGCACCTCCGTCTGGAATAGGGAGATCAGGTTTCTGGACGACATGCATCTTCTCCTTCAGCCGGTTGCGTTCATGCTTGGGCGAGGATGTTCTAACCCAAGATCGAGAAAACCGGAATCGCCTTTCGAAAGGGGTTGCGCTCCGAGGCACGGCCCATCGGCGGGGCGTCACCACGGCATAAATGCTATATGGGGTCTTACTTCTTCACGGCGATCATGAACAGCCGCGGAAACCGCAGCAGGACCTTGCCGTCCACCAAGGGCGGATAGGCCTTTTCGATGCGCGCGAGATAATCCGCCGCAAAAGCATCGCGATGTTCGGCGCCGGCATGATCGAGATAGGGTCGCAAGCCTGTACCCTTGACCCATTCGACGATGGCGGCGGCATTTTCCAATGGGTGATTGTAGTTGGTGTGCCAGAGGTCGACGCGTGCGGACTTGCCGATCAGCCGGTTATAATAGACCGAGGGCGAGGGGAGGGGGCTACGGCGCACGCTCTTCTTCGCAAAAGCATCGCTCCATGGCCCGTTTTTCGCGGTCTCCTCCATCATCATGTGGCTGAGTTCGGTCAGATTGTCCGGCATCTGGATGGCGAGCACGCCGCCCGGCTTAAGCGCATCCATCAGCCGCTCGAAAATATCGAGATGATCAGGCAGCCATTGGAAGACGGCGTTGGCAAAGAGCAGATCGAGAGGTTCCTCCGGCTGCCAAACGGCAAGATCGGCCTTGAGAAACTCCGTGCCGGGCATGCGCTTGTGGGCCGCCTCCAGCATGTTCGCGTCGCTATCGAGGCCGGAGACGCCGGCGGCACCGTAGCGCTCGACAATGAGCTCCGTCGAATTGCCAGGCCCGCAGCCAAGATCGATAGCGCGATCTATGTGCTCCAACGGCACCTGCGCCAGCAGGTCGCGCGCCGGGCGCGTGCGCTCATCCTCGAACTTCACATATTGGCCGGCAGACCACGCCATGATCCTATCCTCTTCATCAGATTGCATCTTGTAGACTTTGCGCCGTCAAGTTTGAGCACTTCGAAGGCGAGATCGCCAGAGGCGAAATTCTCGCCCTCGTGCGGCAAATGGCCCGGCTCAGGCTGTCGTTGAAATTAGGCCAAATCCGTTTGAGAGAAATCCGATTCCTTGTATAGCAAGGGCACGCCCTGAGCCTTGGCACAGGCATAGGATAGGCAATCTGCAAGGTTGAGCTGTGCGGGATGACCTCTGCCTTTGCCGTAGTCGGACACTGCATCAAAATCGTGTAATTACGCTGATCCCCGTGCCTTCCGCTTTGTCCAGCGCCATTAGTGCCGGCACGGCCTCTTCCAGGCTGATTTTGCGGCCGATCAGTTTTTGCGGGGCGATTTTGCCGGCGGCAAGCATGTCTAGCATGGCGTCGTAACGCCAGGCCTGCATGCCGTGGCTGCCGTAGATTTCCAGTTCATGGCCGATCACCTGCGCCATCGGAATCTGCGGTGCGGCATGCTCGCCGAGCATCAGGCCGACCTGCACATGCCGGCCGCGCCGTCGCAGATTCTTGATGGAGTTGAAGCAGGTGACGGGATGGCCGAGCGCATCGATCGACACATGCGCGCCGCCCTTGGTGAGCTCGCGCACGGCTTCGGTGACATCGGCAACGCCAGCCGCATTGATCGCCGCCACCGCGCCGCATTCCCGCGCGAAGGCCAGCTTCTCGTCGGAAATATCGATGGCGATGGCATTCGCGCCGAGCGCGCTCGCGATCATGATAGCAGAGAGGCCGACGCCGCCGCAGCCGTGCACCGCGATCCATTCGCCCGGACGGGTCCTGGCCTGGTCGGCAACGGCGCGAAAGGACGTGGCGAAACGGCAGCCGAGGCTCGCCGCCGTCGCGTCGTCGATCGTTTCCGGCAAGTGCACCAGATTGGTGTCGGCATAATCGATCGCCACATATTCGGCGAAGGACCCCCAATGGGTGAAGCCGGGCTGGAATTGGTTCGGGCAGACCTGCTGGTTGCCGGAGTGGCATTCGGCGCAATGGCCGCAGCCCGAAACGAAGGGCACGGTGACGCGATCGCCAATCTTGAAGCGGACGACGCCCTGGCCAGCTGCCACCACCTTGCCGGCCAGTTCATGGCCGGGCACATGCGGCAGGCTGATGTCGGGGTCATGACCCATCCAGCCGTGCCAATCGCTGCGGCAAAGCCCGCTCGCACCGACGGCGATGACGACGCCGTCCTCGCTGGGAGTGGGGTCGGGAAGAGTACGAATCTCGGGCACGGCCTCGAAGGCCTCGTAATACATAGCTTTCATCGGAAACTCACCCATCCTGCCGCATTTGGTATGGCCCATCATTTTTCCTGATTCATCCATTCGTCAAGCTGTTGTTTCGGCGCATGAAAATTGCGCGGGGAATGCAGCTTCCGGCGCTTTGTTGCGAATGGATTTCGGGCCGCAATTTCTCCTTGACCCTCAGGTTGTGCGGGGATTTGCTTCTTGCCGCTTTCAGGAGGAAATGATCATGGCTGTCGATACATCCCCCCGCACCACAACTTGGACCCATGTCGATGGAGAATGGCTCACCGGCAATCCGCCGCTGATCGGCCCGACCTCGCATGCCATGTGGCTTGGCTCGACCGTCTTCGACGGCGCGCGCTGGTTCGGCGGTATCGCGCCTGATCTCGACCTTCATTGCCAACGCATCAACCGTTCCGCGCTCGCCATGGGGCTGAAGCCGCTCAAGACGGCGGAGGAAATCGAAGCGCTTGCCTGGGAGGGCGTGAAGAAATTCGATGGCAAGACGCCGATTTATATCAAGCCAATGTATTGGGGCGAACACGGCTCGGCGGGCAGCATCGTCGCCGTCGATGCGGAATCGACCCGTTTTGCACTCTGCCTGTTCGAAGCGCCGTTGGGTGGCCATGGCGGCGTGACGTTGACCGTCTCGCCCTTCCGCCGCCCCTCGCCGGAAACCGCAATGACCGACGCCAAAGCCGGCTCGCTTTATCCGAACAGCGGCCGCATGATCGTGGAAGCGAAGAAGCGCGGTTTCGACAATGCGCTGGTGCGGGATATGAACGGCAATGTCGCCGAGACTGCCTCCTCCAACGTTTTCATGGTGAAGGACGGCATTGTCTACACGCCGGTTGCCAACCGTACCTTTCTCGCCGGCATCACCCGCGCCCGCGTCATGGGTCTGTTGCGCCAGGAAGGATTCGACGTGCGCGAGGAGACGCTGTCGGTCGAGCAATTCATGGCCGCCGACGAGATCTTCACAACCGGCAACTACTCCAAGGTCGTTTCGGTCAACCGCCTCGATGACCGCGAATTCCAGCAAGGTCCGGTCGCCCGCAAGGCGTTGGAACTTTATATGGACTGGGCCTATGGGCGTAGCGCCAGCGAAGAGTGAAAGCGGCGGAAATAGTTAAATTAGACGATGCGAAGATAGATTTATGATAAAATAAGGTCGGCCGGCGAAAGCTATTGAGGAGGCCGCCATGAAAATATCTCTTCCGCCTTCTGTCTATCTCTTCGACTATTACAGGCTGTTTTTGCAGCTCTGTGTTATCGCGGCGACGGGGTTCGTCATCTATTCGATGTTATTCGGGTTTACGTGGTGATGTCGGACTGAGTTGAAGTTGCGGCCCCTATCAGGCCGCTTCTCCCTTCGGGCTGACCACCAGCAATAGATCGCGCCGATCGCCAGCAGTACGCAGGTTCCGAGGAATACGGCCCGCATGCCGATATGGCCGCCGACGAAGCCGCCCATGACGGGGCCGGCCACCTGACCGACATATTGGGAGGAAATCGAAAGACCGAGGATTCCTCCAGCCGCCGCGTCCGGTACGTTG is part of the Rhizobium sp. CB3090 genome and harbors:
- a CDS encoding RES family NAD+ phosphorylase, with the protein product MSLPIWTPAALSSEARPISGRYWRLVEAQHQVSTLKLVDTLEEQALLEHLLEESKPALPPECIGLDYLLATPFRYGAIYPHGSRFRRAGRTLGVFYASEQVETALAEMSFYRLLFFADSPETPLPANAAEYTAFTAAIATEEAIDLTHPPLDRDREAWTDPVSYEACQSLADAARAGGIQAILYRSVRDPRGGKNLALLTAHAFAAREPVERQTWRIRLSPAGVQALCDFPKSRIGFARSDFGADPRLRNRA
- a CDS encoding MarR family transcriptional regulator — encoded protein: MSNVIDIPFETTLLVRDACLCLHVQRAARALARRFDEALRPLGLTNGQFSLMMSLNRPEPAAMGPVATLLAIDQTTLTAALKPLTRRGWVTILPNPRDRRARLLSLTPSGKAVLAAAVPIWKVTHAEVEARLPGGNADRLRRDLLALS
- a CDS encoding thioredoxin family protein, translated to MNQIVSREAWLEARRELLAKEKEATHLRDRVNAERLALPWVKVDKDYVFDTPAGKKSLADLFDGRSQLIVYHFMLGPKWEAGCPGCSFLADHFDGTLPHLNHHDVTLVAVSRAPIEKVEAYKKRMGWKFPWVSSFSNDFNFDYHVSFSEDQLSGETVFYNFTAMDSSEGHDELPGLSAFYKDEVGNVFHTYSSYARGPEELIGTLMILDRAPKGRNEGRTMDFVRRHDEYEEAPKAQSSCH
- a CDS encoding VOC family protein, translated to MAAKGYFVWYELMTTDMAAGEAFYRKVVGWDAKDAGMPDIEMAYTLFSAGAGPIAGMMVLPEEAKAMGTPPCWTGYISVPNVDEAAKTIAAKGGKVYREPGDIPGVGRFAVVSDPYGAAFCIFTPLPGQDWQPSEPNAPGYVGWHELYAGDGPKAFDFYCDMFGWESSSDFDMGPMGTYKIFKIGDRDFGGIMTKPAEMPMAAWNFYFNVAAIDAAIGRVNEAGGKVVNGPMEVPGGSWIVQCTDPQGAFFSLVAPAR
- a CDS encoding helicase HerA-like C-terminal domain-containing protein yields the protein MQQDGQIFVGASRNPDDSVNKDEYLTLKFGNRHGLVTGATGTGKTVTLQVLAEGFSKAGVPVFCADIKGDLSGIAAKGEPKDFLLKRAEEIGLKPYEFDQFPVIFWDLYGEKGHRVRTTIAEMGPLLLARLMDASEAQEGVLNIAFKIADDNGLALLDLKDLQALLNYMGDHASELSSQFGLISKSSVGSIQRALLVLEQQGAENFFGEPALKISDIMRVSNDGYGQVSVLAADKLMTNPRLYATFLLWLLSELFEELPEVGDPEKPRLVFFFDEAHLLFNDAPKVLIERVEQVVRLIRSKGVGVYFVTQNPLDVPETVLAQLGNRVQHALRAYSPREQKAVQTAAETFRPNPAFNCAEVITTLGTGEALVSMLEGKGAPSVVERTLIRPPSGRIGPVTDTERRAIVNASPVAGLYDETVDRESAFEILAARARKAAEQDATKQDSGSAGGRWTLPGFGGDDNKPASRGRSGYQRETIMEAAMKSVARTVATQVGRALVRGILGSLKR
- a CDS encoding metallophosphoesterase, coding for MSANSIPSLCPNGPGHQFALYGDSCSGIPGVLHEGTFAAVNAVLRRLDPPPEFILFPGDEIIGLTADPEALRAQWRHWFEHEMGWLDRQKTPLWHTTGNHTTYDEMSEQVFREVLQLPENGPSGQEGLSYWVRHDDLLLVFVHTLWTGLGGEGHVETEWLEATLKKHGDARYKIVLGHHPVFPVNGYSGSYQREIGPDYAKRFWNILVEADVLAYVCSHILAFDVQVHRGVLQLCTAGAGTAHRMPEGVEYLHCIQAALDADSFRYQVLDADGVVRERLRWPFKPADPESWQNLSPGTHLAGITGPMSNDRTIELRIKGLMPEAAHAPAQTLFSAFDTGDMAPLWLGLRGPRQTLTLILGRDPGRSPHYWFGLDFVAGEAFDIEIALHAGMGPGGVLYRLHGDDGWTSFDGASATGLERLIWPARWSVGHGQRGIEDRAFMGEGLEVAFAAG
- the zwf gene encoding glucose-6-phosphate dehydrogenase, with amino-acid sequence MTGFTVPPAPPLTLVIFGATGDLTRRLLMPTLINMTKAGMLGDDLHVLGVSIEPGGDEFLVERLDTFLAANGMEQAQQSDAWQRLKTRISYVSGDFTQGAIYEEITTRLRDASSANAAFYFAVQPRFFGDITSRLAEHGLLDETAGVFRRIAIEKPFGHDLASAQMLNATLLRNAQESQVYRIDHFLGKETVQNIMTTRFANMMIEALWNNNYVDHVQITAAELVDVGTRGKFYDATGALRDMVPNHLFQLLAMVAMEPPNSFDAESVRNEKGKVLKALRHYSRDEAEKNAVRGAYTAGPIDGKDLPAYTETQDVAPDSNTETYVALKLFVDTWRWAGVPFYLRTGKALKARDTEVVITFRQVPFAQFPRAANRPDLPPNKLIIQVQPNEGLQMGISIKSPGLALKTSPIELDFRYADHFDIGHQTGYESLLYELFVGDQTLFQRADSIEAGWAAVQPFLDLWADGGKPDPYVPGSVGPACADELIGRDGRVWHKIGDD
- the tam gene encoding trans-aconitate 2-methyltransferase; amino-acid sequence: MAWSAGQYVKFEDERTRPARDLLAQVPLEHIDRAIDLGCGPGNSTELIVERYGAAGVSGLDSDANMLEAAHKRMPGTEFLKADLAVWQPEEPLDLLFANAVFQWLPDHLDIFERLMDALKPGGVLAIQMPDNLTELSHMMMEETAKNGPWSDAFAKKSVRRSPLPSPSVYYNRLIGKSARVDLWHTNYNHPLENAAAIVEWVKGTGLRPYLDHAGAEHRDAFAADYLARIEKAYPPLVDGKVLLRFPRLFMIAVKK
- a CDS encoding zinc-dependent alcohol dehydrogenase family protein, translating into MKAMYYEAFEAVPEIRTLPDPTPSEDGVVIAVGASGLCRSDWHGWMGHDPDISLPHVPGHELAGKVVAAGQGVVRFKIGDRVTVPFVSGCGHCAECHSGNQQVCPNQFQPGFTHWGSFAEYVAIDYADTNLVHLPETIDDATAASLGCRFATSFRAVADQARTRPGEWIAVHGCGGVGLSAIMIASALGANAIAIDISDEKLAFARECGAVAAINAAGVADVTEAVRELTKGGAHVSIDALGHPVTCFNSIKNLRRRGRHVQVGLMLGEHAAPQIPMAQVIGHELEIYGSHGMQAWRYDAMLDMLAAGKIAPQKLIGRKISLEEAVPALMALDKAEGTGISVITRF
- a CDS encoding branched-chain amino acid aminotransferase, with the protein product MAVDTSPRTTTWTHVDGEWLTGNPPLIGPTSHAMWLGSTVFDGARWFGGIAPDLDLHCQRINRSALAMGLKPLKTAEEIEALAWEGVKKFDGKTPIYIKPMYWGEHGSAGSIVAVDAESTRFALCLFEAPLGGHGGVTLTVSPFRRPSPETAMTDAKAGSLYPNSGRMIVEAKKRGFDNALVRDMNGNVAETASSNVFMVKDGIVYTPVANRTFLAGITRARVMGLLRQEGFDVREETLSVEQFMAADEIFTTGNYSKVVSVNRLDDREFQQGPVARKALELYMDWAYGRSASEE